A genomic window from Lotus japonicus ecotype B-129 chromosome 1, LjGifu_v1.2 includes:
- the LOC130732349 gene encoding uncharacterized protein LOC130732349, giving the protein MVMMGRSCFLVFLLVSSLLFLSFGHGFGRVALMEKKSLEHRHSSTEIEEHESDMRIMLEIMDYPDPEPNPKNGHNFSPPSPTPASPPHAHEQEEQD; this is encoded by the exons ATGGTCATGATGGGTCGCTCATGTTTTCTCGTGTTTCTTCTTGTTTCATCTCtgctctttctctcttttggCCATG GTTTCGGGAGGGTGGCACTGATGGAGAAGAAGAGTCTTGAGCATAGACATTCTAGTACTGAAATTGAG GAACATGAAAGTGATATGAGGATAATGTTGGAAATCATGGATTATCCAGATCCAGAGCCAAATCCCAAAAATGGGCATAATTTCAGCCCTCCATCACCAACTCCTGCTTCTCCTCCACATGCTCATGAGCAAGAAGAGCAAGATTAG